A genomic window from Synechococcus sp. WH 8016 includes:
- a CDS encoding peroxiredoxin: MTDNGCLRVGQQAPDFTATAVVDQEFKEISLSQYRGKYVVLFFYPLDFTFVCPTEITAFSDRYSDFSSKNTEVLGISVDSQFSHLAWIQTARNQGGIGDINYPLVSDLKKEISTAYNVLDDAEGVALRGLFIIDPEGVIMHATINNLPVGRNVDETLRVLQAFQYVQSNPDEVCPANWTPGEKTMKPDPKGSKEFFAAIG; this comes from the coding sequence ATGACCGACAACGGTTGCCTGCGCGTGGGCCAACAGGCCCCTGATTTCACCGCTACCGCTGTAGTTGATCAGGAGTTCAAAGAAATCAGCCTGTCTCAGTACCGCGGCAAGTACGTGGTGCTCTTTTTCTACCCACTGGACTTCACCTTCGTTTGCCCAACAGAAATCACGGCGTTTAGCGATCGCTACTCAGATTTCTCCAGCAAAAACACCGAAGTGCTGGGCATCTCCGTTGACAGCCAATTCAGTCACCTGGCTTGGATCCAAACGGCACGCAATCAGGGCGGCATCGGCGATATCAACTATCCGCTCGTTTCAGACCTGAAGAAGGAAATTTCCACTGCTTACAACGTTCTCGATGACGCTGAAGGCGTGGCCCTGCGTGGCCTGTTCATCATCGACCCTGAGGGTGTGATCATGCACGCCACGATCAACAACCTCCCCGTTGGCCGGAATGTCGATGAAACCCTGCGTGTCTTGCAGGCATTCCAGTATGTGCAGTCCAATCCAGATGAAGTCTGCCCAGCTAACTGGACACCAGGCGAGAAGACCATGAAGCCTGATCCCAAGGGCAGCAAAGAGTTTTTTGCTGCGATCGGTTAG
- a CDS encoding DUF805 domain-containing protein, with protein MKGLLQFFSWKGELGRLDYLGEVIKRLLILSLILAVNIGLCMLVGLEITPETWDNNLSLTTISALLIMVPVDIRRLNDIGISPWWLVPVWILSQIPQPLDGSPQVGAYTFLVAVPLLLWGLFILFKPGKALKEYRRQKG; from the coding sequence ATGAAAGGTCTACTTCAATTCTTCAGCTGGAAAGGAGAGCTTGGAAGGCTTGACTATTTAGGCGAGGTCATTAAGCGACTGCTCATCCTCTCACTCATCCTTGCTGTCAATATTGGCCTGTGCATGTTAGTAGGATTGGAAATTACTCCGGAAACCTGGGATAACAACCTCTCCCTAACCACAATTTCAGCATTGTTGATCATGGTTCCAGTTGATATTCGAAGACTCAACGACATAGGAATCAGTCCTTGGTGGTTAGTACCAGTCTGGATTCTCAGTCAAATTCCACAGCCACTTGATGGATCACCACAGGTTGGAGCCTATACCTTTCTCGTAGCAGTGCCATTGCTGCTATGGGGCCTATTTATTCTATTTAAACCAGGCAAAGCATTAAAAGAATATCGTCGCCAGAAAGGATGA
- a CDS encoding UPF0182 family protein, giving the protein MIGRFGILLIPLIVIFSRLQVEWYWFDQFELGSVYGKRLFLQLAGAFIAFVFVGSCAFWRQSWLRPPQAEKDERRPVLTGYRYGLCLLACLLVMLTVLAIDTRLAWLAWSDPFSLSYWWSLPFSTGWPLLSLSILVLTLIMFGLTRSRRLGLAQVYGSVCICLIVARSWGLWSLALSIPDLGRVEPMLGSDVSFGLGRFSAIALGLELVLLQLLLTLSTALWSQLTRSTCLSDWAFSGLTKRQRHGLRPGCALLLVTCSGLMWLSRHQLLWTQDGIVAGAGWLDVHLLLPLRSAGAVALLVLAIVVLPSPFSSFRRRQLRLILSCIAVASFGLEMVLFPLMHWLVVRPRELQLETPYISRAIEATRQAYQLDRITTQQFDPSPRLSPKDREQGASTLRNIRLWDSQPLLATNRQLQQLRVYYRFTNAAVDRYQLRPDLLERQQVMLAARELDQAALPKRSRTWQNRHFVFTHGYGFTLSPVNSRGADGLPDYFISDIGRSASISGNKFLDISREDVKNNVPIGRAALYFGMLPSPYAVAPTQIEEFNHPEGDENTYNHYSGRAGVPLASLGQRIAASIYIRDPRLLNTGVLQSDSRLLLRRDVKKRVKALAPFLQLKGDPYLVSVPMESGLDQYQEDQHQYWIVDGYTSSNTYPYASILPDGQEMRYVRNSVKAIVDAYNGTVHLYVSEPDDPMIRGWQKVFPELFQPLAAMPPSLRQHLMVPSALFELQVQQLLRYHVTNPRIFYSGDDVWQVPKELYGKTQIPVAPYHITAQVKPSVDSEFLLLQPLTPLARPNLSGWLAARSDAEHYGELILLRFPSDVPIFGPEQIQALINQNPIISQQFGLWDRAGSQVVQGNLLVVPLGNALLYVEPIYLRARRGGLPTLVRVVVSDGSRVAMAKDLRGGLDALLQGTGSKDVVVQDLDKAL; this is encoded by the coding sequence GGTATCGCTACGGGCTCTGCCTCTTGGCATGTCTTCTGGTGATGCTCACCGTTTTAGCCATTGATACCCGTTTGGCTTGGCTGGCCTGGAGTGACCCCTTTTCACTGTCGTATTGGTGGAGTCTTCCCTTTTCGACAGGTTGGCCGCTGCTCAGCTTGTCCATTCTGGTGCTGACGTTGATCATGTTCGGCTTGACCCGCAGCCGTCGTCTAGGTCTTGCCCAGGTTTATGGAAGTGTGTGTATCTGTTTGATCGTTGCGCGGAGTTGGGGACTTTGGAGTCTTGCTCTTTCAATTCCTGACCTCGGCCGCGTGGAACCGATGCTGGGGTCTGATGTGAGCTTTGGTTTAGGTCGTTTTTCTGCGATCGCGCTGGGGCTTGAATTAGTACTTTTGCAGCTTTTACTCACCCTTAGTACTGCTTTATGGAGTCAATTAACACGTTCAACATGTCTCAGTGATTGGGCGTTCTCAGGATTAACGAAGCGTCAACGACATGGTTTGAGGCCTGGTTGTGCACTTTTGTTGGTGACTTGTTCTGGCTTGATGTGGCTTTCAAGGCACCAGTTGCTTTGGACTCAGGATGGAATCGTTGCAGGTGCAGGTTGGCTCGATGTTCATCTGCTGCTTCCTTTGCGATCGGCGGGAGCTGTTGCGCTGCTTGTGTTGGCGATTGTTGTTTTGCCGTCACCCTTTTCCAGTTTTCGTCGTCGTCAGCTTCGGCTGATTTTGTCCTGTATCGCGGTGGCCTCCTTTGGCTTGGAAATGGTGTTGTTTCCGCTGATGCACTGGCTTGTCGTGCGCCCGCGGGAATTACAGCTGGAGACCCCCTATATCAGTCGTGCGATTGAGGCCACACGACAGGCCTATCAATTGGACCGTATTACCACCCAACAGTTTGATCCTTCTCCTCGCTTGAGCCCTAAGGATCGCGAGCAAGGTGCCAGTACTTTGCGCAATATTCGTTTGTGGGATAGCCAACCTCTACTCGCAACAAACCGACAGCTGCAGCAGCTCAGGGTTTATTACCGCTTTACGAATGCAGCCGTTGATCGCTATCAATTGCGTCCTGATTTACTTGAACGCCAGCAAGTGATGCTCGCTGCGCGTGAACTCGACCAGGCAGCTCTCCCCAAGCGGTCACGCACTTGGCAGAATCGTCACTTCGTGTTTACGCATGGCTATGGATTCACATTGAGTCCAGTGAACTCCAGAGGAGCCGATGGGCTCCCTGATTATTTCATCAGTGACATCGGTCGTTCAGCGAGTATTAGTGGTAATAAATTCCTTGATATTAGTCGCGAAGATGTCAAGAATAATGTGCCAATTGGTCGGGCTGCGCTCTATTTCGGAATGCTTCCATCTCCCTATGCCGTTGCTCCAACGCAAATCGAAGAGTTCAATCATCCAGAAGGCGATGAAAACACATATAACCATTATTCAGGTAGAGCTGGTGTGCCACTGGCGTCTTTAGGGCAGCGGATTGCGGCATCGATTTACATCCGTGACCCAAGGTTGCTGAATACGGGCGTCTTGCAATCGGATTCACGTTTGTTGTTGCGACGTGACGTTAAAAAGCGTGTGAAGGCTTTAGCACCTTTTTTGCAGTTGAAAGGTGATCCCTATTTAGTTTCCGTTCCCATGGAGTCTGGTCTTGATCAGTATCAGGAAGATCAACATCAGTATTGGATTGTTGATGGATACACCAGCTCTAACACCTATCCCTATGCCTCAATCCTTCCTGACGGACAAGAGATGCGCTATGTACGCAACTCAGTAAAAGCCATTGTTGATGCCTACAACGGAACAGTGCATCTCTATGTGAGTGAACCAGACGATCCAATGATTCGTGGTTGGCAGAAGGTGTTTCCCGAATTGTTCCAGCCCTTGGCTGCTATGCCACCGTCTTTGCGTCAGCATCTGATGGTTCCTAGTGCCTTGTTTGAATTACAGGTTCAACAATTGCTCCGATACCATGTAACGAATCCACGTATTTTTTACAGTGGAGATGATGTTTGGCAGGTTCCAAAAGAGCTGTATGGAAAAACACAGATTCCTGTGGCTCCTTATCACATTACGGCGCAAGTGAAGCCGAGTGTTGATTCCGAATTTTTACTTTTACAACCCCTTACGCCACTTGCCCGTCCCAATCTCTCCGGTTGGTTGGCGGCAAGAAGCGATGCTGAGCATTACGGAGAGCTGATCCTGTTGCGCTTTCCTAGTGATGTTCCGATTTTTGGTCCTGAGCAGATCCAGGCTCTGATCAATCAGAATCCCATCATCAGCCAGCAGTTTGGCCTATGGGACCGTGCGGGCTCTCAAGTTGTTCAAGGCAATCTTTTGGTCGTGCCACTCGGAAATGCCCTTCTCTATGTTGAGCCGATTTATCTCAGAGCCCGTCGTGGTGGGTTGCCAACCTTAGTGCGTGTGGTTGTTAGTGATGGCAGTCGCGTGGCAATGGCCAAGGATTTACGCGGGGGCCTTGATGCCCTATTGCAGGGAACTGGTTCGAAAGATGTTGTCGTGCAGGATCTTGATAAGGCATTGTGA